TACAAGTTTCTCGATAGCGATCACGCTTGCGCGCTCGGCGCATCGTACGGCGGTTACATGGTCTACTGGATTGCCGGCAACTGGCAGAAACCATGGAAATGCCTGATCGATCACGACGGCGTTTTCGACAGCCGCATGATGTCGTACGCGACCGAAGAACTGTGGTTCGACGAATGGGAACACCACGGCACGCAGTTCGACAAGCCCGAAGCTTACGAGCGTTTCAACCCGGTCAATTACGTCGCGAAGTGGAGCGTGCCGATGCTCGTCATCCACAGCGAGAAGGATTTCCGCATTCCCGAAGAACAAGGTCTGGCCGCGTTCACCGCGTTGCAGCGCCGCGGTATTCCGAGTGAATTCCTGACCTTCCCGGATGAAAATCACTGGGTGCTGAAGCCGCAGAACAGTGTGCAATGGCATGACACCGTCAATGCGTGGCTGAAAAAGTGGTTGGTCGATACCAAGTAGGTCGCGCTACTTTTCAACAATCGAAACGGCAGTCTTCGGGCTGCCGTTTTTTTTTATTTGACTCGAAAATTGATTTCGTACTGTCGATGTTTAACCTGCCAAAAAAACATGCGCGGGATGCGGTTTGCGACAAAGCGTAGTAAGGTTTATCGGAGCCAACGCTGGCGCAAGAATATTTATTTCCCGAGGCTGGAAACCACATGAAGGCAACCCCGCTGCTGCGTTCGATCGCTTTATTCGACGGCCTCTCGGCGCAGGATCTCGATGCACTTGCGGGCGCGCTGGAGTCGCGTACGTTTGCCGCGGGCGCGAATATTTTCACGCAGGGCGATAGCGGCAGTTCGATGTATATCGTCGAGCACGGTGAGATCAATATTTTTCTGCCGGATGGGCAGTCGCCCGGCATCGCGTTGCGCACCATTCTGCCCGGCGAATATTTCGGCGAGCTCGCGCTGTTCGACGACAAGCCACGTAGCGCCAGCGCGCTCGCCGGCAGCGATGTGCTGCTGTACGAACTGCCGCGCGCGACCTTGGAGAATTATCTCGAACATCGTCCGCGTGCGGCGCTGGCGATTCTGCGCACGATCAGCGCACGCCTGCGCGAAACCAATGCACTGTTGTCTTCGCGCGCGGCAAAAAACGT
The sequence above is drawn from the Pseudolysobacter antarcticus genome and encodes:
- a CDS encoding DUF1003 domain-containing protein translates to MKATPLLRSIALFDGLSAQDLDALAGALESRTFAAGANIFTQGDSGSSMYIVEHGEINIFLPDGQSPGIALRTILPGEYFGELALFDDKPRSASALAGSDVLLYELPRATLENYLEHRPRAALAILRTISARLRETNALLSSRAAKNVNEEFEKSLSWGDRLADVVAELNGSWKFILLLLGFTLVWCLINTGWIMKSPLDPYPYQFFNLALAILVGLQGPLIVMSQNRQSRKDRARSDGDFNVNLKNEMNIEILLREVGELRAELKSDRAASTKKGYPESIVGQPR